CCGCTTCGCGGGGTACCCGGCCCGCGCACTTACCTCCGCGGGCGAGGTTCCGCAAGGAGGGTGGCGCCCCCTTCCGGGTTAGCTACCCGTCCACGCCGTGGGGCGGCCGGCCCGGCGAGGCGTCCCGGGCCACGGCGGCGACCTCCCCACCCGCGAGGAGCCCGCGCAGCTGCTCATCCGTATGGCGGGAGCAGAACTGGCGGAAGTTCTCTCCGTTGCTGCGATCGGCGAGGTATCTCCTCAGGAGCCGCTCGATGGCTTCGGGCACCTCGGTCGCGGAAACGCGGTAGCCCACCGGACGGGCCTTGGCCTGGTGCTTTCCCACGGCCCCGCCCACGCAGAAGTAGTAGGCGTCCGCCATCGTCCCTTCGACCTTCGTCTTCTTCCCCTCGATCCCGATGTCGGCGATCCAGTGCTGGCCGCAGCTGTTGGGGCAGCCGGTGACGTGGATCTTGACGTGCTGCTCGAAGCGCGGCATGCGTGTTTCCAGCTCCTCCACCAACCAGCGGGCGAACCCCTTGGTCTCCGTCAGTGCAAGCTTGCAGAACTCGGTGCCGGTGCAGGCGATGGTGCCCCGCCAGAACGGGGAGGCGCGAAGCCTCAACCCGGCCGTCTCGACCTCTTTCGCCAGGGCTTCCGTGTTTTGCGGGCGCACGTTGAGGATCAGCAGGTTCTGCATGGCGGTTGTGCGCAGCTCGCCGGTCCCGTAGCGGTCGGCCAGGTCGGCCACGAGCCTCATCTCGCCCGCGGTCATTCGGCCCCGGAGGACAGCGATGCCTGCATAGACGTAGCCGTCTTGCTTCTGAGGGTGGATCCCCACATGGTCGCGGTAGACGTCGTCCGGCGGTTCCTCGGGAACGGCGGGGTCCAGGCGAAAGCCGATCCGCCGCTCCAGCTCCTCCTGAAAGCGCTCCACGGTCCAGCCGTGAGTGAGAAAGAGAAACTTGAGCCGCGCCTTCTCGCGGTCCTGCCGCAGGACATCGCTGTCGCTGAAGATCTGGGTGATGCCTTTGACGACGGGGAGGACCTCGTTCCAGTGGACGAAGACGTTCAGACGCAGGCCCAGGTGCGGGGTCGTCGAGAGCCCCCCGCCGACCCTGACCGAGAAGCCGATCTCGCCCGTCTCAGGATGCGTGATGGCGGTCATGCCGATGTCGTTGATCTCGGGGTAGGAGCACCAGACCCGGCAGCCGGTGATGGAGACCTTGTACTTGCGCGGGAGGTTGGAGAACTCGGGGTTGCCGTTCAGCATCCGGGTCGCCGCGTGGTTCAGCGGGGAAGCGTCCACGATCTCGTCGGCGTCCACGCCGGCCAGCGGGCAGCCGGTGATGTTGCGCGTGACGTCGCCGCAGGCCCCCATGGTGGTGATGCCGCACCGCCAGAGGCTCTGGAAGATCTCCGGGATCGCCTCGATCGGGACCCAGTGGAGCTGGACATTCTGGCGGACGGTGAGGTCTCCGACCGCGCGCGCATGCTTCTCGGCGAGGTCGGCGATGCTGCGGAGCTGGTGAGAGAGGAGGAAGCCGTTCGGGATGCGGATCCGCACCATGAAGTAGGGCACCGCCTTCCCCTCGCCGCCCTTGCCGCCGATCGCGCCGAGGCCGTCACCCTGGGTGTAGACCCCCCACGCGCGGAAATACGTGTTGAGCCACGCTGCCGGGATCGATTGATACCCCTCGCGAGCAAACCGGACGATCTCGTCGAAATGCTCCCAGGGGTTCAGCTCGCGCTTGAGGCGCTCGACCCTTTGCGCCTTCGTCTCTTTTACCGGAGCCTCTTTGACGGGCTCTGCCGGGGCGGCCGTGACCTCGGCCCCGCGCACCCAGTCTCGCAGGATCTCTGCGACCTCCGGGCGCGCAAGCTCCACGGGCAACGGCTCGCCCCGGCCCAGAAGCTCGCGCACCAGCGTCCCGCTCAAGGCCACCCGGTTCGACGGGCCGTGAGGGCAGGTCTTCGGGGACGTGAGGGTCTCGCACCGGCGGCAGTAGAAGGTCTCGTCGAAGAAGAGGGGGACGATCCCCAGCTCCCCGGGGGCGAACTCCCGGAAGAGGTCGTCCACCGACACGCGGGACAACGCGGTCTCGATGCCCGTGTACTCGCGCCCCACGACGTAGTGGGTGCAGCCGTAGTTCTTCCGGACGAGGGCGTGGAAGAGCGTCTCCCGGGGACCGGCGTAGCGCATGGCGCCGGGAAACACCGCGAGGACGACCCGGTCCCTGGGGAAGTACTGCTCCACGAGGACCTGGTAGCAGCGGACGCGGACCTCCGAGGGAATCTCGTCGAGCTTCGACTTCCCCACCAGGGGGTGGATGAGGAGGCCGTCCAGGGGCTCGAGCGCGCACTTCTGGATGTACTCGTGGGCGCGGTGGACCGGGTGCTGGCTCTGGAATGCCACGACGGTTCGCCAGCCAAACTCACGGAACCGGGCCCGCGTCCCCGCCGGGTCCAGGCGGTAGGGCTCAAAGCCCTTCAGGGGCGGGCGGGCGATCAGGTCCACTGGTCCGGCGAGAAGCACGTTTCCGCGGGTGGTCTGATACTCGACTCCGGGGTGGCCCGGGTCCTCGCTGCCGTACACGAGGCGGGTCTCTTCATGCCAGTCGTAGGGGAAGCGCTCTTCCACGTGGAGGATGCCGAGCAGCTCCTCCCAGGGGGCCACGAGAGCGACGTCCTCCCCTTCCTTCACGGCGTCGGCGGTTAGACGTCGAACCGCCAGAGTAATGGGGAGCGTCCAGGGTAGCCCGTTGGCCAGGCGCATCTCACCGAGGACGCTCCGGTAGTCGGCCTGGCCCATGAACCCCTCGAGCGGGCTGTAGGCGCCGACGGCCAGCAGTTCCAGGTCCGACATCGTCCGGGCGTTGAGGGCAATTGGCTTGAGGGAGGAGGCCCGCCGGCGGGCCTCCTCCAGGGCCTCCCCACGGAGGACCCGATCAACAAGCCTCCCGCCGTGGGGAGAAACCAGGTGAGTCGCAGAAACCTGGACTGTCTCGGTCATGCTTCCCCCGCAAAGGGTGTGTCCGAAATACTCACATTTGTCGATCGGTAAAGTCAAGAAATAATTTTTACTAATGGGGCAAGGAGTTGCCCCGAGGGAGGCACGCCGGACCTGGCCGGCGTTGAAGCCTACCGAGGGGATCCGGAAGGCATTCGCGGAAGGACGATGCGCTTTCCCGGAACTGCGCTATCCCTTCACCTGAGCCCAGCGGCTCACGAACTGCCCCGCGGCCCACACGCCGACGGCGAACGTCCCGAAGGAGAAGATTCCCAGGGAGAACACACCGACCGAGAAGACCCCGACGGAGAAGAGGCCGGCGGAGAAGACCCCCGCTGAGAAGAGGCCGGCCGACAGGACCCCCGCGCTGAACAACCCAGCGGATAGCCAGCCAGCCGACATCCGGTCCTTGGGCGCTGCATTGGGGATTGGCGGGCCGACCAGCCCGATCAGGAGCAGAACCATCAGCACTCCCCAGATGATCAGATTAGCGACGCGACGGGTCATGGCTCGATCCTCCTTCAGCACCCTGCTAGAGGCCGAACGTGTTCCGGGTGAAGGTCCCGTGAAAGCCGAACGGCACGTGGTGGCGGAGCGAGAGCACAGCGAGCGGACGAGCCGCAAGAGCCGTGGCGATCGCCGCGACGCTTAAGAAATGTTCGCCGATCCTGCACCCTCACCATACTCAAATATTTGTGTTTTTATACTGAGACCTAAAAATCTTTAATAAGATAGTCTTAAGATGTCGTTGAAACTCGCGGTCTTAGGGCTCCTGGTGGACAGCCCCCGGACCGGCTATGACCTGAAGAAGCTCTTCGACGGGTCCGTCGGCTACTTCTGGCAGGCGAAATTCCAGCAGATCTACGGCGAGCTGCGGCAGCTCGAGGGCGAAGGGCTCGTCGAGAAGCGCGACGTTCCTCAGGTCGGCAGGCCAACGCGGAAGGTCTACTCGATCACCCAGACCGGCCGCGCGGCCCTCGACGCCTGGCTCGACACCCCGTCGCCGCTGAGCCCGGTCCGCGACGAGTTCCTCGTCAAGGTGTCCTCGTTCGGAAGGCTCCCCCCCGAGCGGGCCGTCGCCCGTCTCAGAGAGCACCGCCACCTCCATGAAGAGCGCCTTGCCACGTACCGGACGATCGAGTCGCGGCTCAAGGAGGCGGGCTGGATCTCGGAGGCCGGCGTGGCCGAGCCGCTGCTCGGCGGCTACCTCACGCTCAAGCGCGGGATCGCCTACGAGGAGGACACGATCCGCTGGTGCGACTGGGCGATCGGCCTCCTCGAGCCGCGGCTGCCCATCGGCTAGCGGCGAAGAGGACCTGCCGGCTCCGTCACCACCTGTCACCGCTGTCACCGGTTTTTGGGAGTAGGGGGGTGAAGTGAACCCTTGCCGTGAGACACGGAAGTGGGTGACAGTTCTCCAAAGGAGGACCGATGCCCGGCGAAGAGATGACTCCGACGTGAAACAGCCACCGTCCTGGACAATGGACTCAAAGACCGCGGGGAGGACGAAGCGATGAAAACCTAT
This DNA window, taken from Candidatus Rokuibacteriota bacterium, encodes the following:
- a CDS encoding nitrite/sulfite reductase → MRGAEVTAAPAEPVKEAPVKETKAQRVERLKRELNPWEHFDEIVRFAREGYQSIPAAWLNTYFRAWGVYTQGDGLGAIGGKGGEGKAVPYFMVRIRIPNGFLLSHQLRSIADLAEKHARAVGDLTVRQNVQLHWVPIEAIPEIFQSLWRCGITTMGACGDVTRNITGCPLAGVDADEIVDASPLNHAATRMLNGNPEFSNLPRKYKVSITGCRVWCSYPEINDIGMTAITHPETGEIGFSVRVGGGLSTTPHLGLRLNVFVHWNEVLPVVKGITQIFSDSDVLRQDREKARLKFLFLTHGWTVERFQEELERRIGFRLDPAVPEEPPDDVYRDHVGIHPQKQDGYVYAGIAVLRGRMTAGEMRLVADLADRYGTGELRTTAMQNLLILNVRPQNTEALAKEVETAGLRLRASPFWRGTIACTGTEFCKLALTETKGFARWLVEELETRMPRFEQHVKIHVTGCPNSCGQHWIADIGIEGKKTKVEGTMADAYYFCVGGAVGKHQAKARPVGYRVSATEVPEAIERLLRRYLADRSNGENFRQFCSRHTDEQLRGLLAGGEVAAVARDASPGRPPHGVDG
- a CDS encoding PadR family transcriptional regulator, which produces MSLKLAVLGLLVDSPRTGYDLKKLFDGSVGYFWQAKFQQIYGELRQLEGEGLVEKRDVPQVGRPTRKVYSITQTGRAALDAWLDTPSPLSPVRDEFLVKVSSFGRLPPERAVARLREHRHLHEERLATYRTIESRLKEAGWISEAGVAEPLLGGYLTLKRGIAYEEDTIRWCDWAIGLLEPRLPIG